In Gemella massiliensis, a single window of DNA contains:
- a CDS encoding alpha-ketoacid dehydrogenase subunit beta translates to MTKETKIMTIREAIKEAMTHEMREDENVFLMGEDVGIFGGDFGTTVGMLEEFGEERIIDTPISEAAINGAAAGAASVGMRPIVDVTFMDFVTIAMDAIVNQAAPMRYMLGGDVQVPVVYRCASGAGTGAAAQHTKALEAWFCHIPGLKVVAPGTAGDVYSILRASVRDNNPVIFIEPKALFGRKGEVEVGKIGVIGKGDIKAEGSDITLVSWGRMLERSLEAAKELKEEGISVEVVDPITLVPLDTDIIVKSVKKTGKLVVCHDSFKTGGFGGEIVARIAESDAFDFLDSPIYRVAGADTNIPSAKNLEKLVVPDVEDIKETIKKAINKK, encoded by the coding sequence ATGACTAAAGAAACAAAAATTATGACAATTCGTGAAGCCATCAAAGAAGCGATGACTCATGAAATGCGTGAAGATGAAAATGTATTTTTAATGGGTGAAGATGTCGGTATCTTCGGAGGAGATTTCGGTACTACTGTCGGTATGCTGGAAGAATTTGGCGAAGAACGTATAATTGATACACCGATTAGTGAAGCGGCTATTAACGGAGCAGCGGCAGGAGCTGCTTCTGTAGGAATGCGTCCAATCGTTGATGTAACATTCATGGATTTCGTAACAATAGCAATGGATGCTATCGTCAACCAAGCGGCTCCGATGCGCTATATGTTAGGTGGAGATGTTCAAGTGCCGGTAGTATACCGTTGTGCTTCCGGTGCGGGAACAGGAGCTGCAGCACAACACACTAAAGCATTAGAAGCGTGGTTTTGTCATATTCCGGGCTTAAAAGTAGTAGCACCGGGAACGGCGGGTGATGTTTACTCTATTTTGAGAGCATCTGTAAGAGATAATAACCCTGTTATCTTTATTGAACCAAAGGCATTATTTGGGCGTAAAGGTGAGGTAGAAGTTGGGAAAATTGGTGTTATCGGCAAAGGGGACATTAAAGCTGAAGGTAGCGATATTACATTAGTTAGTTGGGGACGTATGCTGGAGCGTAGTTTAGAAGCTGCAAAAGAGCTGAAAGAAGAAGGCATTTCGGTAGAAGTAGTAGATCCGATTACTTTAGTACCGCTGGATACTGATATTATTGTGAAATCAGTTAAGAAAACAGGTAAATTAGTAGTATGCCACGATTCATTTAAAACCGGCGGTTTTGGGGGAGAAATTGTTGCGCGTATTGCAGAAAGTGATGCGTTTGATTTCTTGGATAGTCCTATATACCGTGTGGCAGGAGCTGATACAAATATTCCATCAGCTAAAAATTTAGAAAAATTAGTTGTTCCGGATGTAGAAGACATTAAAGAAACAATTAAAAAAGCGATAAATAAAAAATAA
- a CDS encoding DDE-type integrase/transposase/recombinase, producing MKTIITENIEKTQRYIPHTLQTRIAAVKTYRNGNSIRFVCRRYKISKASLLRWNKKYDGTKESLIDKSHRPHSIHPNAHTVEELSWIKNLIKRNPNISMIELYAKLKFNKGYKRHPCSLFRVLRKLGFYKDTKKKVIPYKPKPYNTPTEIGKKWQLDVKYVPKRCYVGEIPDKFYQYTIIDEATRERFIFPFKEQSSYSTVQFVKMAIDYFGYKPKIIQTDNGFEFTHFKDTKRIHPFDVLCNNLGIKHQLIRPRTPRHNGKVERSHRNDNERFYRRLSFFSYDDLISQMKKYLYRSNRLPMQTLNWLSPVEKRKELRKESIKICRL from the coding sequence ATGAAAACTATTATAACAGAAAATATAGAAAAAACACAACGATATATACCTCATACTTTACAAACAAGAATAGCTGCAGTTAAAACTTATAGAAACGGTAACTCTATTCGTTTTGTTTGTAGGCGCTATAAAATATCAAAAGCCTCTCTTTTGCGTTGGAATAAAAAATATGACGGTACTAAAGAGTCTCTTATAGATAAGTCTCATAGACCTCATTCCATTCACCCTAACGCCCATACAGTTGAAGAATTGTCTTGGATTAAAAATCTTATTAAACGTAATCCTAATATTTCTATGATTGAATTATATGCTAAACTTAAATTCAACAAAGGTTATAAAAGACATCCTTGTTCTTTATTTAGAGTGCTTAGAAAATTAGGTTTTTATAAAGATACTAAGAAAAAAGTAATTCCTTATAAACCTAAACCCTATAATACACCTACTGAAATTGGTAAAAAATGGCAACTTGATGTGAAATATGTTCCTAAACGTTGTTATGTAGGAGAAATTCCTGATAAATTTTATCAATATACTATCATTGATGAAGCTACTAGGGAAAGATTTATTTTCCCTTTTAAAGAACAATCATCATACTCTACTGTTCAATTTGTTAAAATGGCTATTGATTATTTTGGGTATAAACCCAAGATAATTCAAACTGATAATGGTTTTGAATTTACACATTTTAAAGATACTAAACGAATACACCCTTTTGATGTATTGTGTAATAATCTTGGCATTAAACATCAACTTATTAGACCTAGAACTCCTAGACATAACGGTAAGGTTGAACGTAGTCATAGAAATGATAATGAACGTTTTTACAGGCGTTTATCTTTCTTTTCGTATGATGATCTTATATCTCAGATGAAAAAGTATCTATATCGCTCTAACCGTCTTCCTATGCAGACTTTAAATTGGCTTTCTCCTGTTGAAAAAAGAAAAGAGTTACGGAAAGAGTCTATAAAAATATGCCGGCTTTAA
- the selA gene encoding L-seryl-tRNA(Sec) selenium transferase translates to MPNKLLSKIPAINKILLLDRIKELINSYSEVAVKSAIKSYIENIKNKILNEELYEVPSLEKIVDEVKKIVEKEDENSLRRVINATGTILHTNLGRSLLSQKIKENIESIAFNYSNLEFDIDNKKRGSRYVHLIDIIKKITGAEDVLVVNNNAAAVLLTLNTLVKDKEIVVSRGELVEIGGAFRIPEIIKLSGGIPIEVGTTNKTHLKDYENSINENTGALLKVHTSNYKILGFTKEVSNEEIAYLARENELVSINDLGSGQLVDFSKYGLPYEPTVKEVLDSGIDIVTFSGDKLLGGPQAGIIVGKKEYIDKMKKNQLTRALRVDKMTLAALEATLKLYLDEKVALEHIPTLHMISLSKERLFGKADVLKTKLSDLDFMITIEEDKAEVGGGSYPASSLESVVVKLEHKNLSSTEIERRLLEVEIPIITRIKDNSIILDMRTLRTREFDLVKNSLEKITK, encoded by the coding sequence ATGCCAAATAAGTTGTTGTCGAAAATACCGGCAATAAATAAGATATTATTGTTGGATAGAATTAAAGAGTTAATAAACTCATATTCGGAAGTAGCGGTAAAATCTGCCATAAAAAGTTATATTGAAAATATAAAAAATAAAATTTTAAATGAAGAATTATATGAAGTACCCAGTTTAGAAAAAATAGTAGACGAAGTTAAAAAAATAGTAGAAAAAGAAGATGAAAATTCATTGCGTCGGGTAATAAATGCAACAGGAACTATTTTACATACAAACTTAGGGAGAAGTTTACTAAGTCAAAAAATAAAGGAAAATATTGAAAGTATAGCATTTAATTATTCAAACTTAGAATTTGACATTGATAATAAAAAACGTGGTAGTCGCTATGTTCACCTAATAGATATTATAAAAAAAATAACAGGAGCTGAAGATGTTCTTGTAGTTAACAATAACGCCGCAGCTGTATTGCTTACACTAAATACTTTGGTAAAGGATAAAGAAATAGTTGTATCACGTGGAGAATTGGTAGAGATTGGTGGAGCATTCAGAATACCTGAAATTATTAAACTAAGTGGCGGGATACCGATTGAAGTAGGAACAACCAATAAAACCCACTTAAAAGATTATGAAAATTCAATAAATGAAAACACCGGTGCATTGCTTAAAGTTCACACCAGCAACTATAAAATATTAGGCTTTACAAAAGAAGTTTCAAACGAAGAAATAGCATATTTAGCACGTGAAAATGAGTTGGTATCTATTAATGACCTAGGAAGCGGTCAGCTTGTTGATTTTTCAAAATATGGTTTACCTTATGAACCGACGGTAAAAGAAGTATTGGATAGCGGTATTGATATTGTAACTTTTAGCGGTGATAAACTCCTTGGTGGGCCACAGGCGGGAATTATCGTAGGTAAAAAAGAATATATAGATAAAATGAAAAAAAATCAACTTACTCGAGCATTACGTGTAGATAAGATGACTTTGGCTGCTTTAGAAGCAACGTTAAAACTTTATTTAGATGAAAAAGTTGCGCTAGAGCATATTCCGACACTGCATATGATCTCATTATCAAAAGAACGTTTATTCGGTAAGGCGGATGTATTAAAGACAAAATTAAGTGATTTAGATTTTATGATAACTATTGAGGAAGACAAGGCTGAAGTGGGCGGCGGAAGTTATCCGGCTAGTAGTTTAGAAAGTGTTGTAGTTAAGTTAGAACATAAAAATTTAAGTTCAACTGAAATAGAAAGAAGATTATTAGAAGTTGAAATACCAATAATTACCAGAATAAAAGATAATAGTATTATTTTAGATATGAGAACATTAAGAACAAGAGAATTTGATTTGGTAAAAAACTCATTGGAAAAAATTACAAAATAA
- the lpdA gene encoding dihydrolipoyl dehydrogenase — MAVEVIMPKAGSEMEEGEIVQWFKNEGDEVKEGEVLLEIVTDKVNMEVEAEASGTLLKILHPAGSTVPVVQTIAWIGQPGEEIPSADGTVAEAQEVVKEVAADVKVPETKKEKVLPKRERRGEYDVAVIGGGPAGYVAAIKAAQLGGKVALVENRELGGTCLNRGCIPTKTFLHNAEIINYIHSAKDRGIKLVNDAFTVDMERTVAVKNKVSKTLSGGVAGLLKSYGVKVFNGVGRLTADKKVVVDDKETIDADNVILAGGSKVSRINIPGMDSDKVLTSDEFLDITEVPSRLAVIGGGVIGSELGQAFATFGSKVTIVEMADRLIANMDKDASVALEKQFRKQGINVLTSTKLLEIVDKGHEVVVKVEGKADIVADKVLLSIGRVPDNTCLGELAGKFEMERGRVKVDEYMETSVKGIYAPGDINGTKMLAHAAFKMGEVAAENAMGHSKKVDLKSTPAAIYTHPEVAMVGLTEDQAREKHDVKVGRFNFAANGRSLASNQGEGFVKVIMDTKYREILGIHIVGPVAAEIINEGSTLIQTEMTIDDVMDIIHGHPTYSEALYEAMADCIDMCIHAPKKKNK; from the coding sequence ATGGCAGTAGAAGTTATTATGCCAAAAGCCGGTAGTGAAATGGAAGAAGGCGAAATCGTACAATGGTTTAAAAACGAAGGGGACGAAGTTAAAGAGGGTGAAGTCCTACTTGAAATTGTAACTGACAAAGTAAATATGGAAGTGGAAGCCGAAGCGAGCGGAACATTATTAAAAATCTTACATCCGGCAGGATCAACAGTGCCGGTAGTGCAAACAATCGCATGGATCGGACAACCCGGTGAAGAAATACCGAGTGCGGATGGAACGGTAGCGGAAGCTCAAGAAGTAGTAAAAGAAGTTGCAGCTGATGTCAAAGTTCCGGAAACTAAAAAAGAAAAAGTATTACCGAAACGTGAACGTCGTGGAGAATACGATGTTGCCGTTATCGGTGGTGGACCTGCCGGTTATGTTGCAGCTATTAAGGCGGCTCAATTAGGTGGAAAAGTAGCATTAGTTGAAAATCGTGAACTAGGTGGAACTTGCCTAAATCGTGGTTGTATCCCGACAAAAACATTCTTACACAATGCAGAAATTATTAACTATATTCACTCAGCAAAAGATCGTGGTATTAAACTTGTGAATGATGCCTTTACGGTGGATATGGAAAGAACCGTAGCGGTTAAAAATAAAGTTTCTAAAACATTATCAGGTGGAGTGGCAGGACTTCTTAAATCTTATGGTGTTAAAGTATTTAACGGTGTAGGTAGATTAACAGCCGATAAAAAAGTTGTTGTTGATGATAAAGAAACTATTGATGCTGATAACGTAATTTTAGCAGGTGGTTCTAAAGTTAGCAGAATTAATATTCCGGGAATGGATAGCGATAAAGTATTAACAAGTGATGAATTTTTAGATATTACGGAAGTACCGTCACGTTTAGCTGTTATTGGTGGTGGTGTAATCGGTTCTGAATTAGGACAGGCATTTGCAACATTCGGTTCTAAAGTGACTATTGTTGAAATGGCTGACAGATTAATCGCCAATATGGATAAAGATGCTTCTGTAGCATTAGAAAAACAATTTAGAAAACAAGGAATTAACGTTCTTACTTCAACTAAATTACTGGAAATTGTTGATAAAGGGCATGAAGTGGTAGTTAAAGTAGAAGGTAAAGCTGATATTGTAGCAGATAAAGTATTATTATCTATCGGACGTGTACCGGATAACACTTGTCTTGGAGAGCTAGCAGGTAAATTCGAAATGGAACGTGGACGTGTGAAAGTTGACGAGTATATGGAAACATCTGTAAAAGGTATTTATGCACCGGGAGATATTAACGGTACTAAGATGTTAGCACATGCAGCGTTCAAAATGGGAGAAGTTGCTGCTGAAAATGCAATGGGACATAGTAAAAAAGTTGACCTTAAGTCTACTCCGGCAGCAATTTATACACACCCGGAAGTTGCAATGGTAGGTTTAACAGAAGATCAGGCTCGTGAAAAACATGATGTAAAAGTTGGGCGTTTCAACTTTGCTGCTAATGGACGTTCATTAGCCTCTAACCAAGGTGAAGGGTTTGTTAAAGTAATTATGGATACTAAATATAGAGAAATTTTGGGTATTCATATTGTTGGACCTGTAGCGGCTGAAATTATTAACGAAGGATCAACGCTTATCCAAACAGAAATGACAATTGATGATGTGATGGATATTATTCATGGACACCCAACATATTCAGAAGCATTATATGAGGCTATGGCTGACTGTATTGATATGTGTATACATGCTCCTAAAAAGAAAAATAAATAA
- the tig gene encoding trigger factor gives MSQILNKEDGKVVISFSASKEDFSKGLDRAFAKVVKRVNAPGFRKGKLPRPVFNKMYGEESLYQDAIDAILPAAYTKALEELEVTPLAVPDIDVKEISKENGVTFEADVVVKPDVKLGVYKELNIEKETISITDEDVEARIKTILGREAEWQIKEGESKKGDIVVIDFKGFVGDEAFEGGEAKGYELELGSGSFIPGFEEQLEGKVAPVDTEVNVTFPENYQVADLAGKAARFEVTIHDVKEKILPELTDEFIKEFSKEAASTVAEYKDKLKEELKLEKEELTEKTHSDKIITTVVENATVNIPGKLIEQEIESMFEQFTGNLSRQGLSFDLYEQLTGKGTDSVKEEMKSEAENKIKTSFVLGEIAETENVEVSEEEIDLEVKQLAEMYSMTDEGIRSRISVESLVSELTAKKVVDFLKENN, from the coding sequence ATGTCACAAATTTTAAATAAAGAAGATGGAAAAGTAGTTATCTCTTTTTCAGCATCAAAAGAAGATTTTTCGAAAGGCTTAGATAGAGCATTTGCCAAAGTTGTTAAACGTGTCAATGCACCCGGCTTTAGAAAAGGTAAATTACCTAGACCGGTATTTAACAAAATGTATGGGGAAGAATCTTTATATCAAGATGCGATTGATGCTATTTTACCGGCTGCATATACTAAAGCGTTAGAAGAATTGGAAGTTACACCGTTAGCAGTGCCTGACATTGATGTTAAAGAAATCAGTAAAGAAAATGGCGTAACATTTGAAGCTGATGTAGTAGTTAAACCTGATGTGAAATTAGGTGTGTATAAAGAATTAAACATTGAAAAAGAAACTATTTCTATAACAGATGAAGATGTAGAAGCAAGAATTAAAACTATTTTAGGTCGTGAGGCTGAATGGCAAATAAAAGAAGGAGAATCTAAAAAAGGTGATATAGTAGTAATCGACTTTAAAGGATTCGTTGGCGATGAAGCATTTGAAGGCGGAGAAGCTAAAGGGTATGAATTGGAATTAGGTTCAGGTTCATTTATCCCGGGATTTGAAGAGCAATTAGAAGGAAAAGTTGCACCGGTAGATACGGAAGTGAATGTAACGTTCCCGGAAAATTATCAAGTAGCAGATTTAGCGGGAAAAGCCGCACGTTTTGAAGTGACTATTCACGATGTAAAAGAAAAAATTCTACCGGAATTAACAGATGAGTTTATAAAAGAATTTTCTAAAGAAGCGGCATCAACGGTTGCAGAATATAAAGATAAATTAAAAGAAGAACTTAAACTTGAAAAAGAAGAATTAACAGAAAAAACTCATTCTGATAAAATTATTACAACAGTTGTTGAAAATGCGACTGTCAATATACCCGGAAAATTAATAGAACAAGAGATTGAATCAATGTTTGAACAATTTACCGGTAATTTATCTCGCCAAGGGTTGTCGTTTGACCTATATGAGCAACTTACCGGAAAAGGTACCGATTCGGTAAAAGAAGAAATGAAATCAGAAGCGGAAAATAAAATTAAAACATCATTTGTTTTAGGTGAAATAGCTGAAACAGAAAATGTTGAAGTATCGGAAGAAGAGATTGATTTAGAAGTAAAACAACTGGCTGAAATGTATTCTATGACTGATGAAGGCATTAGAAGTCGTATTAGTGTAGAAAGTTTAGTTTCAGAACTAACAGCTAAAAAAGTTGTTGATTTCTTAAAAGAGAATAACTAA
- a CDS encoding thiamine pyrophosphate-dependent dehydrogenase E1 component subunit alpha, which produces MVKTSKDLTKQEHLEMYELMQLIRDFDMELSKLYSRGLVHGMTHYSVGEEAANVGAIYPLKKEDLMYSNHRGHGQTIAKGIEIDRMMAEILGKATGQCKGRGGSMHVYDLEHGNMGCNGIVGGGHGLSTGAALAQKMKKTDNIVVCCMGDGATNEGSFHECLNMASNWDLPLIFYVINNKYGISMAQERCMRVEKITERAAAYRIKGIHVEDGNDVLAVYDAMQEAIEHTRSGKGPVLVEAVSYRWFGHSASDAGKYRSREEVAEWKKKDPNVKYKKFLLENNIATEEELKEIETRANATINDAVEFAKESPLSEPEVAFQDNYAD; this is translated from the coding sequence ATGGTAAAAACATCAAAAGACTTAACTAAACAAGAGCATTTAGAAATGTATGAACTAATGCAACTTATAAGAGATTTTGATATGGAGTTAAGTAAACTATACTCACGTGGTTTAGTTCATGGTATGACTCACTATTCTGTAGGAGAGGAGGCAGCAAATGTCGGTGCAATCTACCCGTTAAAAAAAGAAGATTTAATGTATTCTAATCATCGTGGTCATGGACAAACAATCGCAAAAGGTATCGAAATTGATCGTATGATGGCGGAAATTCTTGGTAAAGCGACCGGACAATGTAAAGGACGTGGAGGGAGTATGCACGTTTATGATTTAGAGCATGGGAACATGGGTTGCAACGGTATTGTAGGTGGCGGACACGGATTAAGCACAGGAGCTGCCTTAGCACAAAAAATGAAAAAAACCGATAATATCGTTGTATGTTGTATGGGAGATGGTGCAACAAATGAAGGAAGTTTCCACGAATGTTTGAACATGGCATCTAACTGGGATTTACCACTTATTTTCTATGTAATTAATAATAAATATGGTATTTCAATGGCGCAAGAAAGATGTATGCGTGTTGAAAAAATTACCGAACGTGCTGCCGCTTATAGAATTAAAGGTATCCATGTAGAAGATGGTAACGATGTTCTAGCAGTGTATGATGCAATGCAAGAAGCTATTGAGCATACAAGAAGCGGTAAAGGGCCTGTGTTGGTTGAAGCTGTATCGTATCGTTGGTTCGGTCACTCTGCTTCTGATGCCGGAAAATATCGTAGTCGTGAAGAAGTAGCGGAATGGAAGAAAAAAGATCCTAACGTAAAATATAAAAAATTCTTATTAGAAAATAATATTGCGACAGAAGAAGAATTAAAAGAAATTGAAACTAGAGCAAATGCAACTATCAATGATGCGGTAGAATTTGCAAAAGAATCACCACTATCTGAACCGGAAGTTGCATTCCAAGATAACTACGCTGATTAA
- a CDS encoding aminotransferase class V-fold PLP-dependent enzyme — protein MSYYFDYGATSLKKPKAVADKVYEVLSSAQYANASRGSYQEANNAFRAVFEARKAISEFFGLKDESRLVFTGNSTESLNIAILGLLNKEDHVITTTMEHNSVLRPIYLAHETIGCEYTIIKGDKTGLISYEDLENAIKPNTKMIAITHGSNVTGNIIDVRKVSEICKKHNLILVVDVSQTAGVIPINVEKDGIDILCFTGHKSLYGPQGIGGLCVNMESPEIRRYKVGGSGVRTFDKVHPGEYPLRLEAGTLNTAGILGLYEGIKYIKEKGIENLYKKQMSFANKFYNSLKGLDCLEFYGDFSKKKTAVVSLNFKGVPAGDVADVLAEEYNIAIRAGAHCAPLMHEVLGTREQGIVRFSFSSMNTEEEIDYAINAIKKIAENI, from the coding sequence ATGAGTTATTATTTTGATTATGGTGCAACATCTTTAAAAAAACCAAAAGCTGTTGCTGATAAAGTATACGAAGTATTGTCTTCGGCACAATATGCAAATGCCTCTCGTGGTAGCTATCAGGAGGCTAATAATGCTTTTCGTGCCGTATTTGAAGCAAGAAAAGCAATTTCAGAATTTTTCGGTTTAAAAGATGAAAGTAGATTAGTATTTACAGGCAATTCGACAGAAAGTTTAAATATAGCAATTTTAGGATTACTTAATAAAGAAGATCATGTTATTACGACAACTATGGAACACAATTCTGTATTAAGACCGATTTATTTGGCACATGAAACTATCGGCTGTGAATATACAATTATAAAAGGGGATAAGACAGGACTTATATCTTATGAAGACTTGGAAAATGCGATTAAGCCCAATACAAAAATGATTGCCATTACTCACGGTTCTAATGTGACAGGTAATATTATAGATGTGAGAAAAGTATCGGAAATTTGTAAAAAACACAATCTTATTTTAGTGGTAGATGTTTCGCAAACAGCGGGAGTTATTCCTATTAATGTAGAAAAAGACGGCATTGATATCCTTTGCTTTACAGGACATAAAAGTTTATATGGGCCACAGGGAATTGGTGGTTTATGTGTAAATATGGAATCTCCGGAAATACGCCGTTATAAAGTTGGTGGCAGTGGTGTTCGTACCTTTGACAAAGTTCATCCGGGAGAATATCCGCTACGACTTGAAGCGGGAACTTTAAATACAGCAGGAATTTTGGGATTGTATGAAGGAATAAAATATATAAAAGAAAAAGGTATTGAGAATCTATATAAAAAACAAATGAGCTTTGCCAATAAGTTTTACAATTCTTTAAAAGGTTTGGACTGTCTTGAATTTTATGGAGATTTTTCTAAGAAAAAAACAGCGGTAGTATCACTAAACTTTAAAGGTGTACCGGCAGGAGATGTTGCTGATGTACTGGCAGAAGAGTATAATATCGCCATTCGAGCGGGCGCTCATTGTGCTCCGTTGATGCACGAGGTGCTTGGAACACGTGAGCAAGGTATAGTTAGGTTTTCTTTTTCGAGTATGAATACCGAAGAAGAAATTGATTATGCCATAAATGCAATAAAAAAAATAGCTGAAAATATTTAA
- a CDS encoding dihydrolipoamide acetyltransferase, with protein sequence MAVEVIMPKAGSEMEEGEIVQWFKKEGDHVEAGEVLLEIVTDKVNMEVEADASGTLLKILAQAGDVVPVVQTIAWIGEKGEEIPGASATGEVAPAETIVEKKVDVTPVKEIEKIDYSGLRATPAARAYAREKGIDLAKVKGTGAKGRIHKEDVLEYKLNSKVKISPLAERIAEIEGVSTTGIVGTGPNGKIMKADVLAVLHGTPKAAPVKKEEVAPAKAKKAPLAPNENQWGVVETVPMSPMRKVISKRMSESYFSAPTFVVNVEVDMTELLALRKKVVDTIIEETGKKATVTDFISLAVIKSLMKHPYVNASLSKDEKEMYLHHYVNLSIAVGMDSGLVVPVIKGADKMSLKELVVASKEITTKALNGKLKPDEMADSTFTISNLGMYGVKSFVPIINQPNTAILGVSATVPKPVVMNGEIVVRPIMTLTLTADHRVVDGLEGAKFMKTLKEAIENPLSLLI encoded by the coding sequence ATGGCAGTAGAGGTTATTATGCCAAAAGCCGGCAGTGAAATGGAAGAGGGCGAAATCGTACAATGGTTTAAAAAAGAAGGAGATCATGTAGAAGCAGGAGAAGTCCTATTAGAAATCGTCACTGATAAAGTAAATATGGAAGTAGAAGCTGACGCTAGCGGTACACTTTTAAAAATATTGGCACAAGCTGGGGATGTAGTCCCTGTGGTACAAACTATCGCATGGATAGGGGAAAAAGGAGAAGAAATTCCCGGAGCAAGTGCAACAGGAGAGGTAGCACCAGCGGAAACAATAGTAGAGAAAAAAGTTGATGTGACGCCGGTTAAGGAAATAGAAAAAATAGATTATTCAGGATTGCGTGCAACACCTGCGGCAAGAGCGTATGCACGTGAAAAAGGAATTGATTTAGCAAAAGTTAAAGGAACAGGTGCTAAAGGACGTATTCACAAAGAAGATGTACTTGAATATAAACTTAACAGCAAGGTGAAAATTTCTCCGTTAGCAGAACGTATTGCTGAAATTGAGGGAGTTAGTACAACAGGTATTGTCGGTACGGGACCAAACGGTAAGATTATGAAAGCAGATGTGCTTGCAGTGCTTCATGGTACACCGAAAGCGGCACCGGTGAAAAAAGAAGAGGTAGCACCGGCAAAAGCTAAAAAAGCGCCGCTTGCACCTAATGAAAATCAATGGGGCGTTGTTGAAACGGTACCTATGTCGCCGATGCGTAAAGTTATTTCTAAACGTATGAGTGAATCTTATTTCAGCGCACCGACTTTTGTAGTTAATGTTGAAGTGGATATGACGGAACTATTAGCATTACGTAAAAAAGTTGTTGATACAATCATAGAAGAAACAGGTAAAAAAGCAACGGTAACTGACTTTATTTCATTAGCAGTTATTAAATCATTGATGAAACATCCGTATGTAAATGCTTCATTATCAAAAGATGAGAAAGAGATGTATCTACATCATTATGTAAACTTATCAATAGCTGTAGGTATGGACAGCGGATTAGTGGTACCGGTAATTAAAGGTGCAGATAAAATGAGTCTTAAAGAGTTAGTGGTAGCTTCTAAAGAAATTACAACAAAAGCTCTTAACGGAAAATTAAAACCGGACGAAATGGCTGATTCAACATTTACAATCAGTAATTTAGGTATGTACGGTGTTAAAAGTTTTGTACCTATTATAAACCAACCTAATACAGCAATTTTAGGTGTTAGTGCAACTGTACCGAAACCGGTTGTAATGAACGGCGAAATAGTTGTAAGACCGATTATGACTCTTACCTTAACAGCAGATCACCGTGTAGTAGACGGATTAGAGGGGGCTAAATTCATGAAGACATTGAAAGAAGCTATTGAAAATCCACTATCATTACTAATCTAA